A window of Cohnella herbarum contains these coding sequences:
- a CDS encoding glycoside hydrolase family 43 protein, translating to MRDPFVLKQESEGCYYLYGSTDPNIWKGKAIGFDVYKSRDLEDWEGPFPAFRPEPDFWSDTNYWAPEVHAYDGKYYMFATFKAEGVCRGTQILVADQPVGPFIPHSDGPVTPHDWECLDGTLYVDEDGTPWIVFCHEWVQVKNGTVCASRLSPELDRAIGEPILLFSALDASWVDAVKGGAGYVTDGPYAYRCNNGELLLLWSSFRQGRYAQGIARSVSGGILGPWVQEPEPIYENDGGHGMIFRTFEGKILLTLHAPNSTPDERPVFIELAEEDGRLRYV from the coding sequence ATGCGCGATCCATTCGTACTCAAGCAGGAAAGCGAAGGGTGCTATTATTTATATGGTTCTACCGATCCGAACATCTGGAAGGGCAAGGCGATCGGATTCGACGTTTACAAGAGTCGGGACTTGGAAGATTGGGAGGGACCGTTCCCCGCTTTTCGCCCCGAACCCGATTTCTGGTCCGATACGAATTATTGGGCTCCGGAAGTTCATGCTTACGACGGCAAATATTATATGTTCGCTACATTCAAAGCGGAAGGCGTATGCAGAGGTACGCAAATTTTGGTTGCCGATCAACCTGTAGGCCCATTTATTCCCCATAGCGATGGGCCGGTGACTCCCCATGATTGGGAATGCTTGGACGGTACCTTGTATGTCGACGAAGACGGTACGCCATGGATCGTCTTCTGCCATGAGTGGGTACAAGTCAAGAACGGAACCGTCTGCGCGTCACGTTTATCTCCTGAATTAGACCGGGCGATCGGAGAGCCGATCTTGCTCTTCTCCGCGCTAGATGCGTCATGGGTCGATGCGGTTAAGGGAGGAGCGGGTTACGTCACCGACGGGCCCTACGCTTATCGTTGCAACAATGGCGAGTTGCTGCTCTTATGGTCGAGCTTCCGGCAAGGACGTTACGCGCAAGGGATCGCTCGATCGGTATCCGGCGGAATTCTCGGTCCATGGGTTCAGGAGCCCGAGCCGATTTACGAGAACGATGGCGGTCACGGCATGATTTTCCGAACGTTCGAGGGGAAAATTTTGTTGACTCTGCACGCTCCGAACAGCACGCCGGACGAGCGTCCCGTCTTTATCGAGCTTGCGGAAGAGGATGGGCGGTTAAGATACGTATAG
- a CDS encoding transglutaminase TgpA family protein, which translates to MKLRVSGQFWRRLVLERLHRILALVIVLQLIQCFSDYWWEETYSIIYGVLTVTAVTELLMSRLFGIRIVVQIASIIGMILWKMPVEWRGWPESWRSWGNIGDFISFHASELHPFFELALGVVAAVHVLAWLGTRRVGAIIVVVLSIAVMATVDSFFPLELWHNIAWIVTAGLAWLVILHLRQLQVRHPDSWEAMAERPLDIAFPAVIIITIVLLAGVLMPRAPVILEDPYTIWTEAQGREVPVFSGEGGVQKVSSSGSKGSSLSGYSRDDRKIGGGFQFDYSPVMTITTSQRSYWRGETKTIYTGKGWGDLKNPELVPAGIGDPEDVPTLELTPPRAEGLKTVEVVQTVKIERKGKLPVLFAAGPVSSVIELKSDNNNGLRWNPLEWELRWGKSSTVQSYSVVSQVAVLDEKALRELAPSSGSSLDLAPYLQLPDSLPERVRDLAKEQTNGLTNDYDRAKKLEQYLKETFPYTNTPDVTRQTNRTNGDIVDAFLFEIQEGYCDYFSTSFVVMARSIGLPTRWVKGYSTGYDPSVLERARFGGPDEAPDPTGAGTYTVRNADAHSWAEVYFEGYGWIPFEPTSGFSVPQPLPEGEVLQPSTEVVEEVTPAETGTVEKNKDWIVPAGALGVVLIIVAIVFVGYRSKRAKKLWDRIRHKGSTPNQRVVREMEKLLSFLQRQGLRRESHETIRETFNRWGNKFSSLRNEFDGALTTFEKARYGHDNGNSQLLHEFTDVATKIRKAL; encoded by the coding sequence ATGAAATTGCGGGTATCCGGACAATTCTGGCGTCGCCTAGTTCTGGAGCGCCTTCATAGGATTTTGGCGCTCGTTATCGTATTGCAACTCATTCAATGCTTTTCCGACTATTGGTGGGAAGAAACGTATTCGATTATATACGGCGTATTAACGGTAACGGCGGTTACGGAATTGTTGATGTCCCGACTATTCGGCATCCGAATCGTCGTTCAAATCGCTTCAATCATTGGCATGATATTGTGGAAAATGCCTGTAGAATGGCGTGGTTGGCCCGAAAGCTGGAGAAGCTGGGGCAATATCGGCGATTTTATCTCGTTTCACGCTTCGGAGCTGCACCCTTTCTTCGAATTGGCTCTCGGGGTCGTTGCCGCTGTCCACGTTCTGGCATGGTTGGGTACGAGGCGGGTAGGTGCCATTATCGTCGTCGTACTGTCTATCGCCGTCATGGCGACCGTCGATTCGTTCTTTCCGCTGGAATTGTGGCACAATATTGCCTGGATCGTTACAGCCGGTCTCGCCTGGCTTGTCATTCTTCATCTTAGACAACTTCAGGTCAGACATCCGGATAGTTGGGAAGCGATGGCCGAAAGGCCGCTCGATATCGCGTTCCCCGCTGTTATCATCATTACGATCGTGCTTCTAGCCGGTGTCTTAATGCCGCGGGCTCCCGTCATTCTCGAAGATCCTTATACGATCTGGACGGAAGCGCAGGGACGCGAGGTACCCGTCTTCTCGGGGGAGGGCGGCGTCCAGAAGGTTAGCTCGTCCGGCAGTAAAGGCTCCTCGTTATCCGGGTACAGCAGGGACGATCGCAAAATCGGCGGAGGGTTTCAATTCGACTACTCTCCGGTTATGACGATAACGACGTCGCAACGCAGCTACTGGAGAGGCGAGACGAAGACAATCTATACGGGCAAAGGCTGGGGGGATCTCAAGAATCCCGAGCTCGTTCCCGCGGGGATCGGAGATCCGGAGGATGTTCCAACGCTGGAACTTACGCCGCCTAGAGCCGAAGGCCTTAAGACGGTCGAAGTCGTTCAGACCGTAAAGATCGAACGGAAAGGCAAGCTTCCCGTGCTGTTCGCAGCCGGACCGGTATCGTCCGTCATCGAGCTGAAGAGCGACAACAACAACGGCCTCAGATGGAATCCGCTAGAGTGGGAGCTGCGGTGGGGGAAATCGTCGACCGTTCAATCGTACTCGGTCGTTTCGCAAGTCGCGGTTCTTGACGAGAAGGCATTAAGAGAGCTTGCTCCGTCTTCGGGTAGCAGTCTTGATCTCGCTCCTTACCTCCAATTGCCGGACAGCTTACCGGAGCGGGTCCGGGATCTGGCCAAGGAGCAAACGAACGGTTTAACGAACGATTACGATCGGGCGAAGAAGCTTGAGCAATATTTGAAAGAAACGTTCCCTTATACGAATACGCCGGATGTCACCCGTCAGACGAATCGGACGAACGGCGATATCGTGGATGCTTTCTTGTTCGAAATTCAAGAAGGCTATTGCGATTACTTCTCGACCTCGTTCGTCGTCATGGCTCGTTCGATCGGATTGCCGACAAGATGGGTCAAAGGTTACTCTACCGGTTATGATCCTTCCGTCTTGGAGCGCGCTCGCTTCGGCGGGCCGGATGAAGCTCCCGATCCTACTGGAGCGGGTACTTATACGGTCCGTAACGCGGACGCGCATTCCTGGGCAGAGGTTTATTTCGAAGGATACGGCTGGATTCCGTTCGAACCGACCTCCGGGTTTTCCGTACCTCAACCGTTACCGGAAGGGGAAGTGCTGCAACCGAGTACCGAAGTCGTTGAGGAAGTAACTCCAGCGGAAACGGGAACGGTGGAAAAGAACAAAGATTGGATCGTTCCTGCAGGCGCTCTCGGCGTTGTCCTGATTATCGTTGCTATCGTATTCGTCGGTTACAGAAGCAAACGCGCGAAGAAGTTATGGGATCGCATTCGTCATAAGGGGAGCACGCCTAATCAAAGAGTCGTACGAGAGATGGAGAAACTATTGTCCTTCCTCCAACGCCAAGGATTGCGCAGGGAATCGCACGAGACCATCAGAGAAACGTTTAATCGATGGGGGAATAAGTTCTCCTCGCTGCGTAATGAATTCGACGGAGCGTTAACGACGTTCGAGAAGGCGCGTTACGGACATGATAACGGGAATAGCCAACTGCTTCATGAGTTTACCGATGTGGCTACTAAAATCCGTAAAGCATTATAG
- the yqeH gene encoding ribosome biogenesis GTPase YqeH produces the protein MIAEQQKPPRCAGCGIPLQSEDQRRPGYVPASSIDKEEAVCQRCFRIKNYNEASSVAVDQDEFLKLLGGIASTDSLVVHIVDLFDFQGSLISGLQRFVGQNPILLVVNKIDLLPPVTNWNRLRNWVQKQAREEGLKVADVVLCSARKNIGFDRVVEAVNTYRQNKDVYVVGATNVGKSTLINRLISDYSDLKRELTVSRYPGTTLDAVHIPLDDGKSIIDTPGIVYAWRMSEIIPRKDLAALLPDKPLKPLTYQLNEKQSLFMGALARFDFLEGERQSFTVNMSSGLTVHRTKLERADELYEQHRGVMLSPPSTEDLETFPAWTRHRLRIPPNTKQDIFISGLGWIQANGKSGAVVDVHAPRGIKVMLRESIL, from the coding sequence ATGATAGCAGAACAACAGAAGCCTCCTCGTTGCGCAGGCTGCGGAATACCGCTTCAAAGCGAAGACCAGAGACGACCGGGATACGTGCCGGCTTCTTCCATCGATAAGGAAGAGGCGGTGTGCCAACGCTGTTTCCGGATCAAAAATTATAATGAAGCCTCTTCCGTCGCGGTGGATCAGGACGAGTTTCTTAAATTGCTGGGCGGAATCGCATCGACGGACAGCTTAGTCGTTCATATCGTAGACTTATTCGATTTTCAAGGCAGTTTAATTTCCGGCTTGCAGCGCTTCGTCGGTCAAAATCCGATTCTTCTTGTCGTGAATAAGATCGATTTATTGCCGCCGGTTACGAACTGGAACAGATTACGGAATTGGGTGCAGAAACAAGCGCGCGAGGAAGGGCTGAAAGTCGCCGACGTCGTGTTGTGCAGCGCCCGCAAAAATATCGGCTTCGACCGCGTCGTAGAAGCCGTGAATACGTATCGTCAGAACAAGGACGTCTATGTCGTCGGCGCGACTAACGTCGGCAAGAGCACGTTAATCAATCGTCTGATCTCCGATTATAGCGATCTGAAGCGCGAGCTCACCGTCTCCCGTTATCCGGGAACGACGCTCGATGCCGTTCATATTCCGCTTGACGACGGCAAAAGCATCATCGATACGCCGGGGATCGTCTACGCATGGCGAATGTCGGAAATCATTCCGCGCAAAGACTTGGCGGCTCTGTTGCCGGATAAACCGCTTAAACCGTTAACGTATCAACTAAATGAAAAGCAATCGTTGTTTATGGGGGCGTTGGCTAGGTTCGACTTCTTGGAAGGGGAACGCCAATCGTTCACGGTCAACATGTCGAGCGGACTTACCGTTCATCGGACGAAGCTTGAACGGGCCGACGAATTGTACGAACAGCATAGAGGCGTTATGCTAAGTCCTCCTAGCACGGAGGATCTGGAAACCTTCCCGGCATGGACCCGCCATCGTCTGAGAATTCCGCCGAATACGAAGCAAGATATCTTCATCTCCGGATTAGGGTGGATTCAAGCGAACGGCAAATCGGGAGCGGTCGTAGACGTACACGCTCCGCGCGGAATTAAAGTGATGCTGAGGGAAAGCATCCTTTGA
- the rsfS gene encoding ribosome silencing factor, with product MAGSSEQLLKAVLNAAEEKKAHDVVALNLQGISLIADYFVICHGNSDTQVMSIATEIRKSAELSGKRVRLEGMDTARWVLVDMGDVVAHVFHRDEREYYHLERLWSDAKAVESV from the coding sequence ATGGCAGGAAGCTCGGAACAATTGTTGAAAGCGGTACTTAACGCGGCGGAAGAAAAGAAAGCTCACGATGTCGTGGCTTTGAACTTGCAAGGTATCTCGCTGATCGCGGATTATTTCGTGATTTGCCACGGGAATTCGGATACGCAAGTAATGTCCATCGCGACGGAAATTCGGAAAAGCGCGGAGCTTAGCGGCAAAAGAGTACGTCTAGAGGGTATGGATACCGCGAGATGGGTGCTTGTTGATATGGGAGATGTCGTGGCGCACGTATTCCATCGCGACGAGCGGGAGTATTACCACCTGGAACGTCTATGGTCCGATGCGAAGGCAGTTGAATCCGTATGA
- a CDS encoding AAA family ATPase translates to MDHHAAMQLLDQIRRNMESCIYGKKEEIASMLTAMLAGGHVLIEDVPGTGKTQMVKALALSIGGVFHRIQCNPDLLPTDITGVSIYHPKLEQFVFRPGPVMANLLLADEINRATTKTQSALLEAMEERRVSVDGETHILPHPFMLFATQNPIEFEGTYSLPEAQLDRFLMKIKLGYPDEASEKRLVLEPGASRAAESLKAVATVDDVSQMQRLAEAIHLETTVADYLIALIRGTRQHSAVLLGASPRAAVALASASKAYAFLNHRAFVLPDDVKAMAPLVLSHRLHLRSEARMQGVTTVQVLQDVLRLLPVPVGMER, encoded by the coding sequence ATGGATCATCATGCCGCGATGCAACTACTAGATCAAATTAGACGAAATATGGAATCGTGTATTTACGGAAAGAAAGAAGAAATCGCCTCCATGCTTACCGCGATGCTTGCCGGCGGTCATGTGCTCATCGAAGACGTACCGGGCACGGGAAAAACCCAAATGGTTAAAGCGCTGGCCCTGTCGATAGGCGGCGTGTTTCATCGCATTCAGTGCAATCCGGATTTATTGCCTACCGATATAACGGGCGTTTCTATCTATCATCCTAAACTTGAACAATTCGTATTTAGACCCGGCCCGGTAATGGCCAATTTGTTGCTTGCCGACGAGATCAACCGGGCAACGACGAAGACGCAATCCGCTTTGCTGGAAGCGATGGAAGAACGGAGAGTATCCGTTGACGGGGAAACGCATATCCTTCCTCATCCTTTTATGCTGTTCGCTACGCAAAACCCGATAGAATTCGAAGGGACATATAGTTTGCCGGAAGCGCAGTTGGATCGTTTCTTGATGAAAATCAAACTCGGTTATCCAGACGAAGCATCGGAGAAACGTCTTGTTCTAGAGCCGGGCGCAAGCCGCGCGGCCGAATCGTTGAAGGCCGTCGCTACGGTTGACGACGTTTCCCAGATGCAGCGGTTGGCGGAGGCCATCCATTTGGAAACGACCGTCGCCGATTATTTGATTGCCTTGATCCGCGGAACTCGTCAGCATTCGGCGGTGTTGCTCGGCGCAAGTCCCCGGGCCGCGGTTGCGCTTGCTTCCGCCTCTAAAGCCTATGCGTTCCTTAATCATCGCGCTTTCGTATTGCCGGATGACGTCAAGGCAATGGCGCCGCTCGTACTAAGCCACAGATTGCATCTGCGCTCGGAAGCCAGGATGCAGGGCGTTACGACGGTACAAGTACTGCAGGACGTTCTGCGGCTGTTGCCGGTGCCCGTAGGAATGGAGCGATAA
- a CDS encoding DUF58 domain-containing protein has translation MSRLYLPRAWWLSAILYAVALCYLLFQGGKTSLMLFVILNALGAYLMLGRWSGIGGVQGMRITDSGEGNSALLTAGMRLKVKLRMQIPGFWPLPYVIVREKLVRSTGGESQLYEMSFVPDYKRRGEVHFETAPLRRGRYQFHKTDCSTRDIFGLFEHKGSFAQPLHLQVLPRTIALKDWRLFRRSQRGVFQHTFTSLWARETTQIDGVREYIHGDRLSRIHWNATAKTGQWKSKEFEREALPRVVFVLDRNLSSYSVADHFELAVSVAASLLELTIAKGMPLGFVSSGETSYWFGEGRTPVSRDEVLQHLVDVEADGTKSLGDVLCQVAERYEPGIHIVIIGSSTDDQTVGAMSTLESRRMVPSVIHISDKHPSAEEAGKLRQWQTLCQSKQWEFCTVSQLEKLPLALGAVTA, from the coding sequence ATGTCGCGCCTGTATTTACCGCGTGCGTGGTGGTTAAGCGCCATTCTATATGCAGTCGCTCTCTGTTATTTATTGTTTCAGGGCGGCAAAACTTCGCTCATGCTATTCGTAATCTTAAACGCGCTCGGAGCCTATTTAATGCTCGGTCGCTGGAGCGGAATCGGCGGCGTGCAAGGCATGCGGATAACGGACTCGGGAGAAGGCAACTCCGCTCTTCTGACCGCCGGGATGAGACTAAAGGTTAAGCTGCGCATGCAGATTCCCGGATTCTGGCCATTGCCTTACGTCATCGTTAGAGAGAAATTGGTCCGTTCCACCGGCGGAGAATCTCAGTTGTACGAAATGTCCTTCGTCCCGGATTACAAGCGCCGGGGAGAAGTTCATTTTGAGACGGCTCCGCTTAGAAGAGGCAGATACCAATTCCATAAAACCGACTGTTCGACGAGAGATATTTTCGGATTGTTCGAGCATAAAGGCTCTTTCGCCCAACCGCTACATCTCCAAGTGTTGCCGCGAACGATAGCGTTGAAGGACTGGCGTTTATTCCGCAGATCGCAGCGCGGGGTGTTCCAGCATACGTTCACTTCGTTGTGGGCAAGAGAGACGACGCAGATCGACGGGGTAAGGGAATACATCCACGGGGATCGGCTTTCGCGGATTCATTGGAACGCAACCGCCAAGACCGGGCAATGGAAATCGAAAGAATTCGAGAGAGAAGCGCTACCCCGCGTCGTATTCGTGCTGGATCGCAATCTTTCTTCCTATTCCGTAGCGGACCATTTCGAGCTCGCCGTATCGGTGGCTGCGTCTCTGCTTGAATTAACGATCGCGAAAGGAATGCCGCTCGGCTTCGTCTCTTCGGGAGAGACTTCCTACTGGTTCGGCGAAGGCCGAACGCCCGTCTCCCGGGATGAGGTTCTCCAGCATCTCGTAGACGTTGAAGCGGACGGCACGAAATCGCTTGGGGACGTATTATGCCAAGTCGCGGAGAGATACGAACCCGGCATTCATATCGTGATCATTGGGTCGTCTACGGACGATCAGACGGTCGGGGCTATGAGCACCCTTGAGAGCAGGAGAATGGTGCCAAGCGTCATTCATATATCGGATAAGCATCCGTCGGCGGAAGAAGCCGGAAAACTTAGGCAATGGCAAACGTTGTGCCAGTCCAAGCAATGGGAGTTTTGTACGGTTTCCCAGCTTGAGAAGCTGCCGTTGGCATTAGGGGCGGTGACGGCATGA
- a CDS encoding CvfB family protein, protein MNLTAGTLQRLWVRREISPYGWFLGFGPEEGPEVHLPYGEAVGNRPEVDTEIEVFLFHDDKERITATLRKPLIVLGEMAKLEVADFHPHFGFFLEMGIGRQLLLPMKQFPPERRNVWPQKGDELFVVMKQDKEGRMLARLAKIDDFSPHIFRAPTSWLNQMREGWVTDVFRDGVFTLVDGGLIGLGALGYINDASMTHPLRIGQKFCGRVTQVREDGRVSLSIRASKEVGRLEDADRILAFIKERPGGAMPYSDQTSAEDIQRRFQLSKSAFKRALGKLMKEGLIVQKGNWTHLVTTEEQSEDRPKTENEQTEA, encoded by the coding sequence ATGAATTTGACCGCTGGTACTTTGCAGCGATTATGGGTTCGAAGAGAGATTTCTCCTTATGGCTGGTTTCTCGGATTCGGTCCCGAAGAAGGTCCCGAAGTTCATCTACCTTACGGGGAAGCCGTCGGAAATCGGCCTGAAGTAGATACGGAAATCGAAGTGTTTCTGTTTCACGACGACAAGGAGCGCATAACAGCAACCTTGCGCAAGCCACTGATCGTATTGGGTGAAATGGCTAAGCTTGAAGTCGCGGATTTCCATCCTCATTTCGGCTTTTTTCTAGAGATGGGAATCGGTCGTCAATTGTTGTTGCCGATGAAGCAATTTCCTCCCGAGCGCAGAAACGTGTGGCCCCAGAAGGGCGACGAGCTATTCGTCGTCATGAAGCAGGATAAGGAAGGACGCATGCTCGCTCGCTTAGCGAAGATCGATGATTTTTCCCCGCATATCTTCCGGGCTCCGACCTCGTGGCTTAATCAAATGCGCGAAGGCTGGGTTACGGACGTCTTTCGCGATGGCGTGTTTACTTTGGTAGACGGCGGATTGATCGGTTTAGGGGCGCTAGGTTATATCAACGACGCATCCATGACGCACCCGCTTCGGATCGGTCAGAAGTTTTGCGGCAGGGTCACGCAGGTTAGGGAAGACGGAAGGGTTTCCCTAAGCATTCGGGCAAGCAAAGAAGTCGGACGTCTGGAAGACGCGGATCGTATTCTGGCTTTCATTAAGGAACGACCCGGCGGAGCAATGCCGTATTCCGATCAGACGAGCGCAGAAGACATCCAACGCCGTTTCCAGCTTAGCAAATCGGCGTTCAAGAGGGCGCTGGGCAAGCTGATGAAGGAAGGCCTAATCGTTCAGAAGGGAAATTGGACGCATTTGGTTACGACAGAGGAGCAATCCGAGGATCGGCCGAAGACGGAAAACGAACAAACGGAGGCTTAG
- the yqeK gene encoding bis(5'-nucleosyl)-tetraphosphatase (symmetrical) YqeK has protein sequence MNLESLREATRQQMPEKRWKHTLGVVETAIKLAKRYGGDERKSELAALLHDYSKAWAIDRMETIIREQNLSPDLLVFDKELWHAHVGAWAVEAEHGITDDEVLDAIRYHTSGRVNMTKLDKIVCLADYIEPGRDFPGVNKLRELAEFSLEEALISAFGSTIAVLAERGKRIFPLTVLARNDLIVQFKQANQ, from the coding sequence ATGAATCTTGAATCTTTAAGGGAAGCTACCCGCCAGCAGATGCCCGAGAAAAGATGGAAGCATACGCTCGGGGTCGTCGAGACGGCGATCAAGTTGGCTAAGCGTTACGGCGGAGACGAGAGGAAGTCCGAGCTGGCGGCGCTATTGCACGATTACTCCAAAGCATGGGCGATCGATCGGATGGAAACCATTATACGCGAACAGAACCTGTCTCCCGACTTGCTCGTATTCGATAAGGAGCTGTGGCATGCGCATGTAGGCGCTTGGGCGGTTGAGGCCGAGCATGGCATTACCGATGATGAGGTTCTGGACGCGATTCGTTACCATACATCCGGACGCGTAAACATGACGAAGCTGGACAAAATCGTTTGTTTAGCGGATTATATAGAACCGGGGAGAGATTTTCCGGGCGTGAACAAGTTGCGGGAGCTAGCCGAGTTTAGCTTGGAGGAAGCGCTCATCTCGGCTTTCGGTTCGACGATAGCTGTACTGGCGGAGCGGGGAAAACGTATTTTTCCGTTAACGGTACTGGCAAGGAACGATCTCATTGTGCAATTCAAACAAGCGAATCAATAA
- the yhbY gene encoding ribosome assembly RNA-binding protein YhbY, with the protein MLTGKQKRHLRSLAHHLTPIFQVGKGGVNDNLIRHIEEAIEVRELIKISVLTNNDDDPREIGAELAEKSGCELAQVIGKTIVLYKESKDHKQIVLPRK; encoded by the coding sequence ATGTTAACAGGAAAACAAAAACGCCACCTTAGATCGCTCGCCCATCACCTTACCCCGATTTTCCAAGTCGGCAAGGGCGGCGTTAACGACAATCTGATTCGCCACATCGAAGAAGCGATCGAAGTACGCGAGCTAATCAAAATATCCGTGCTGACGAATAACGACGACGACCCGCGTGAAATTGGAGCGGAGCTTGCCGAGAAATCGGGCTGCGAGCTGGCGCAAGTCATCGGCAAAACGATCGTTTTATACAAGGAATCCAAAGACCACAAGCAGATCGTGTTACCACGCAAATAA
- the aroE gene encoding shikimate dehydrogenase yields MDSNTVLFGVIGDPIRHSKSPIMLNRAFRERNVNGAYAAFHVKPNQLENAIAGVRGLGFRGLNVTIPHKIEVMAYLDEISEGAKAAGAVNTIVNDNGRLIGYNTDGIGYVRSLKEEAEPDIAGKTIVVLGAGGAARGILWALAQENPAAILIANRTESKAKELAASFSPDYRISSLPWGDLRAACSNADIVINTTSVGMSPNVNELPIDPTWLKSGSVASDLIYNPLKTAFLLQAEQVGCKIHSGLGMFIYQGAYAFEYWTGQPAPVEAMREVVLESFVK; encoded by the coding sequence ATGGACAGTAATACCGTATTATTCGGAGTCATAGGCGATCCCATCCGCCATTCTAAATCGCCTATCATGTTGAATCGCGCTTTTCGGGAGCGAAACGTCAACGGAGCCTACGCGGCTTTTCACGTCAAACCGAATCAATTGGAGAATGCGATCGCGGGAGTTCGGGGATTAGGATTCAGAGGGTTAAATGTTACGATTCCGCACAAGATCGAAGTTATGGCGTATCTCGACGAGATCAGCGAAGGCGCGAAAGCGGCCGGCGCCGTTAACACGATCGTCAACGACAATGGCCGATTGATCGGATATAACACGGACGGTATCGGATACGTTCGTTCCTTGAAGGAAGAAGCCGAACCGGACATAGCCGGTAAAACGATCGTCGTATTAGGTGCCGGAGGCGCGGCTCGAGGCATTCTCTGGGCGTTAGCCCAAGAGAATCCAGCGGCGATCCTAATTGCCAATCGTACGGAATCGAAAGCAAAGGAGCTTGCCGCGTCGTTCTCTCCGGATTATCGGATATCGTCGCTCCCTTGGGGCGATCTTCGGGCAGCGTGCTCGAACGCGGATATCGTCATCAATACGACTTCCGTCGGAATGTCGCCGAACGTCAACGAGCTTCCGATTGATCCGACATGGCTCAAGTCAGGCTCGGTCGCAAGCGACCTGATCTACAATCCCCTTAAGACCGCGTTCTTGCTGCAAGCAGAGCAGGTCGGTTGTAAGATCCACAGCGGTCTGGGCATGTTCATCTACCAGGGCGCTTACGCCTTCGAATATTGGACCGGCCAGCCAGCCCCGGTGGAAGCGATGCGCGAGGTCGTTCTTGAGTCGTTTGTAAAATAG
- the nadD gene encoding nicotinate-nucleotide adenylyltransferase: protein MRKIGLLGGTFDPVHNGHLLAAQAALESANLEEVWFIPTNTPPHKPQPGADSGMRRRMLEEAIAGNRNFKLNEIELQREGTSYTIETVTALQQQHRNLMFYWIVGSDMVKDLPNWRQIDELAERLTFIGLERPDQPGDEEQLPDFIRNRLQRAAMPPMGISSTDIRRRVKEGRSIRYMLPDSVAEFIQRNGLYES, encoded by the coding sequence ATGCGTAAAATCGGTTTGCTCGGCGGAACTTTCGACCCCGTCCATAACGGCCACTTGCTGGCAGCCCAAGCCGCCCTTGAGTCGGCCAATCTGGAGGAAGTCTGGTTTATTCCTACGAATACGCCCCCGCATAAGCCGCAACCCGGTGCAGATAGCGGCATGCGCCGCCGGATGCTTGAAGAGGCGATCGCCGGCAATCGGAATTTCAAGCTCAACGAAATCGAGCTGCAGCGCGAAGGTACGTCCTATACGATTGAAACGGTGACCGCGCTGCAACAACAACATCGAAACTTGATGTTCTATTGGATCGTCGGTTCCGATATGGTAAAGGACTTGCCGAATTGGCGGCAAATCGATGAACTTGCTGAACGATTAACGTTCATCGGCCTTGAACGACCGGATCAGCCGGGCGATGAGGAACAGCTGCCCGACTTCATTCGGAATCGGCTTCAGAGGGCAGCGATGCCTCCGATGGGCATTTCGTCCACCGATATCCGGCGAAGGGTCAAAGAAGGACGTTCGATTCGTTATATGTTACCGGACTCGGTCGCCGAATTCATCCAAAGGAATGGCTTATATGAATCTTGA
- a CDS encoding YqeG family HAD IIIA-type phosphatase: MFKRLLPDQIVNTVFDIDLDELKTRGVRGIITDLDNTLVGAKTPLATPQLVGWLDIVKERGFKVVILSNNNKTRVGKFADPLGIPFIPAARKPAGAAFRRALSLLKLDPGHTVVIGDQMLTDVLGGRRAGLHTILVTPIAPSEEGWATQINRRIEKIALARLRRKGLWPDKGERKS, from the coding sequence ATGTTCAAGCGTTTGCTTCCCGATCAAATCGTAAATACCGTTTTTGATATTGATTTGGATGAATTGAAAACAAGAGGAGTCCGCGGCATTATTACGGATCTCGATAACACCCTAGTGGGCGCCAAAACCCCGCTTGCCACTCCCCAACTGGTCGGTTGGTTGGATATCGTCAAGGAACGGGGTTTTAAAGTTGTCATTCTTTCCAATAACAATAAGACGAGAGTGGGGAAATTCGCCGATCCGCTCGGTATTCCGTTTATTCCCGCGGCGCGCAAGCCGGCCGGAGCTGCCTTTCGTCGCGCACTGAGTTTGCTGAAACTGGATCCTGGACATACCGTTGTCATAGGCGATCAAATGCTCACCGATGTGCTGGGAGGACGGCGCGCGGGACTGCATACGATTCTGGTGACGCCGATCGCTCCGAGCGAGGAAGGCTGGGCGACGCAAATCAATAGGCGGATAGAGAAGATCGCTCTAGCCAGATTGCGAAGAAAAGGGCTATGGCCGGATAAGGGAGAACGTAAATCATGA